One genomic window of Halovivax cerinus includes the following:
- the pstC gene encoding phosphate ABC transporter permease subunit PstC: MSQPDFSHDGIRTLRGTTFRYLFLLCALLSIATTVAIILTLLVDAVDFFGTVSIVDFLTGTNWAPSHEPVSFGVLPLISGTLTVTIGAAAVALPIGLLTAIYLSEYASERRRAYLKPALEVLAGVPTVVYGYFALVYVTPFLDRFLPIGTFNALSASIMVGIMIIPMVSSISEDAMSAVPDSLRQAGYGLGATKFTVSTTIVVPAALSGIFSSFILALSRAIGETMIVAMAAGQTPQMADLTNPAGMFLDSVQTMTAAMVEIGTGDMVSQGVQYQSLFAVGLTLFVITFAMNLISEFVASRYREVYH, encoded by the coding sequence CCTCTCGATCGCGACGACCGTCGCAATTATCCTCACGCTGCTTGTCGACGCCGTCGACTTCTTCGGGACGGTGTCGATCGTCGACTTCCTCACGGGAACGAACTGGGCACCGAGTCACGAACCGGTCTCTTTCGGCGTTCTGCCGTTGATTTCCGGGACCCTCACGGTCACGATCGGCGCCGCGGCGGTCGCACTGCCGATCGGCCTGCTGACTGCGATCTACCTCTCCGAGTACGCCTCGGAGCGTCGGCGCGCGTACCTCAAACCCGCTCTCGAAGTGCTCGCCGGCGTCCCGACGGTCGTCTACGGCTACTTCGCACTCGTCTACGTCACGCCGTTTCTCGACAGGTTTCTCCCCATCGGGACGTTCAACGCCCTCTCGGCGTCGATCATGGTCGGCATCATGATCATCCCGATGGTCTCTTCGATCAGCGAGGACGCGATGAGCGCCGTGCCAGACTCGCTCCGTCAGGCCGGCTACGGCCTCGGCGCGACGAAGTTCACCGTCTCCACGACGATCGTCGTCCCGGCCGCGCTGTCGGGCATCTTCTCCTCGTTCATCCTCGCCCTCTCCCGGGCGATCGGGGAAACCATGATCGTCGCCATGGCGGCCGGTCAGACGCCGCAGATGGCCGATCTGACGAACCCGGCCGGGATGTTCCTGGATTCGGTCCAGACGATGACGGCCGCGATGGTCGAGATCGGGACCGGCGACATGGTCAGCCAGGGCGTGCAGTACCAGAGCCTCTTCGCGGTCGGCCTCACGCTGTTCGTCATCACGTTCGCCATGAACCTGATCAGTGAGTTCGTCGCCTCGCGCTACAGGGAGGTGTACCACTGA